From Primulina huaijiensis isolate GDHJ02 chromosome 15, ASM1229523v2, whole genome shotgun sequence, one genomic window encodes:
- the LOC140960510 gene encoding probable inactive histone-lysine N-methyltransferase SUVR2, with protein MAPDLEERIAKACGAMKSLGLSVETVKPVLKKLLKLYNKNWELIEEDNYRTLADAIFEFSDDKIKAEQKGLMIKDEVEPPYKKRHIGLPEDRVSSTLNHGKSIVDLEGEIRKISSSGGINAFSKYPSSDYHDPVCNESIRNKSKNLIQVDSVGVKKNSYAEGSSSAHDANPTSRNHGLHSRKQDIKHAHETKNSIEPGERQPIDYRPRYSGIASNVSQGQIEVSQHSHKGKITRSGTPSSHQTNFQATHDIASSSCGQVHLSLKCDQVRGQYNFHSPNSDKFLRFVESKYTKLYKTIEPKFSLEKLLNEICESYLEIGADSVDGVHKNKLPGHHETVETDRPERNMGKRLSCSSSHSSQQQPVDYGGKKRTVLKVLDITKGTEKTKISLYDDIGNEDTTSFVYIPENIIYQSAYVHVSLARVANEDCCPSCTGDCLLSSIPCACAGDTGGEYAYTPEGLLNQKFLRSCISMNQEPQNHHLFYCQDCPLERAKNANRPKKCKGHLLRKFIKECWRKCGCSMECGNRVVQRGVTRKLQVFLTSKGKGWGVRALEELPEGAFVCEYVGEILTNMELYERNKQSSGKDKHVYPVLLDADWATEGVLKDEDALCLDATHYGNVARFINHRCFNSNLLEIPVQVETPDRHYYHLAFFTKRKVDALEELTWDYGIDFDDHNHPIKAFKCLCGSEYCRDSKR; from the exons ATGGCACCAGACCTGGAAGAAAGGATTGCGAAGGCCTGTGGTGCGATGAAGAGCTTGGGTCTATCAGTAGAAACTGTAAAGCCAGTCCTCAAGAAACTATTGAAGTTGTACAACAAAAACTGGGAGCTTATTGAAGAAGACAATTACCGTACCCTGGCTGATGCTATCTTTGAATTCTCTGATGATAAG ATAAAGGCAGAGCAAAAAGGTCTAATGATCAAAGACGAAGTCGAGCCTCCATATAAGAAACGGCATATAGGACTTCCAGAGGATCGAGTTTCATCTACCTTGAACCATGGCAAAAGTATTGTGGATTTAGAAGGTGAAATCCGAAAAATTTCTAGTTCTGGTGGGATAAACGCCTTTTCAAAATATCCTAGCAGTGACTACCATGATCCTGTATGTAATGAATCAATCAGGAACAAAAGCAAGAATCTTATTCAAGTAGATTCAGTCGGtgtcaaaaaaaattcatatgctgAGGGTTCATCTAGTGCTCATGATGCCAATCCAACATCTAGAAATCATGGTTTACATTCTAGGAAGCAAGACATAAAGCATGCTCATGAAACTAAAAATTCAATAGAGCCAGGGGAAAGACAGCCCATCGATTACCGTCCAAGATATTCTGGGATTGCTTCAAATGTTAGTCAAG GTCAGATCGAGGTATCGCAACATTCTCACAAGGGAAAAATAACCAGATCAGGTACACCGAGCAGTCATCAGACTAATTTTCAAGCCACTCATGATATTGCTTCATCATCATGTGGACAAGTGCATCTATCCTTAAAATGTGATCAAGTCAGAGGACAATATAACTTTCACAGTCCAAATTCAGATAAATTTTTGAGATTTGTAGAGAGCAAATATACGAAATTATACAAAACTATTGAGCCTAAATTTTCCCTGGAGAAGTTATTGAATGAAATTTGTGAAAGTTACTTGGAAATAGGAGCTGATTCTGTTGATGGAGTTCACAAAAACAAATTACCTGGACATCACGAAACTGTAGAAACAGATCGTCCTGAAAGAAATATGGGGAAAAGGTTGAGTTGCTCTTCCAGTCATTCTTCGCAGCAGCAGCCCGTGGATTACGGTGGCAAGAAAAGGACGGTTCTAAAAGTCCTTGACATAACAAAAGGCactgaaaaaacaaaaatatctcTATATGATGATATTGGCAATGAGGATACAACAAGTTTTGTTTATATCCCTGAGAACATTATTTACCAATCTGCATATGTTCATGTGTCATTAGCTCGTGTTGCCAATGAGGACTGCTGTCCAAGCTGTACAGGGGACTGTCTTTTGTCCTCCATACCTTGCGCATGTGCTGGTGACACAGGAGGAGAATATGCTTATACTCCAGAAGGACTGCTAAATCAAAAGTTTTTAAGATCTTGTATTTCCATGAACCAAGAACCTCAAAATCACCACCTCTTTTACTGCCAGGATTGCCCCTTGGAGAGGGCCAAGAATGCTAATAGGCCCAAAAAATGCAAGGGCCACCTGCTGAGAAAGTTCATTAAAGAATGCTGGAGAAAATGTGGCTGCAGCATGGAATGTGGAAATAGAGTCGTTCAGCGAGGTGTAACACGGAAATTACAG GTCTTCTTGACAAGCAAAGGTAAAGGCTGGGGTGTTCGGGCACTTGAAGAATTACCAGAAGGTGCCTTTGTTTGTGAGTATGTGGGAGAGATATTGACGAACATGGAATTATATGAACGGAATAAACAAAGCAGTGGCAAAGATAAACATGTGTATCCAGTACTGCTCGATGCAGACTGGGCTACagaaggagttttaaaagatgaagACGCCCTTTGCTTGGATGCTACACACTATGGAAATGTTGCTAGGTTCATAAATCACCG GTGTTTTAATTCAAACTTACTTGAGATTCCTGTTCAGGTGGAGACTCCAGACCGACATTATTATCAT CTTGCATTCTTCACTAAGAGAAAAGTTGATGCACTGGAAGAGCTTACATGG GATTATGGAATCGACTTTGATGATCATAACCATCCTATCAAGGCATTTAAATGCCTATGTGGAAGTGAATACTGCAGAGACAGCAAAAGATAA
- the LOC140958995 gene encoding uncharacterized protein isoform X1, which yields MPPVLCKKKSSEAQLNKMRVSGPMSTSLGVLPSPFKEKFPKLPDSPQVTLARETNLTSLCPITLSSNDKTVQSPNSCQLGKSPITSEPLKDGDSFASYQHSLSVMQASESSDYSMETEEFSWNTGTFQNFLDVPLNIHVENELVECTCVLASDEHGKKTDWQEWADQLIKVDDTLDTNWSDLLVDINVPDLNAELLELPPDAPVCHRQIHQHQNSPTSGRQSCSVLSSPRTAPLTKARMRWTPELHEVFVDAVSKLGGNERATPKAVLKLMNVEGLTIYHVKSHLQKYRTARYKPESSEGVSEKKLKNVEETMFLDLKTTTEITEALRLQMEVQKQLHEQLEIQRNLQLRIEEQGKHLQKIFEQQKKMEENKAKTSSQNLNEPSQFQMVENQPSSGHDKPGPLTDNVKEVTSDACLLADQEHSYKDSMSPERESSEDYEHDSSGIDRPLKKKRANIDGERTTLSDA from the exons atgCCCCCTGTACTGTGTAAGAAAAAATCTAGTGAAGCACAGCTGAATAAAATGAGAGTGTCTGGACCTATGTCCACATCTTTAGGGGTTTTGCCTTCTCCATTTAAAGAAAAGTTTCCGAAGCTGCCAGATTCGCCTCAGGTTACTTTAGCTCGGGAAACTAATTTAACATCCTTATGTCCTATAACACTCTCCTCTAATGACAAAACTGTGCAATCACCTAATTCATGTCAATTGGGGAAGTCACCAATCACTTCTGAACCACTGAAAGATGGGGATTCTTTTGCATCCTACCAACATTCTCTCTCAGTTATGCAAGCTAGCGAATCAAGTGACTATTCTATGGAGACCGAAGAATTTTCTTGGAATACCGGTACGTTCCAAAATTTTCTTGACGTTCCCTTGAATATTCATGTCGAGAATGAATTGGTGGAATGTACTTGTGTATTGGCATCAGATGAACATGGTAAGAAAACAGATTGGCAAGAATGGGCGGATCAATTGATCAAAGTTGATGATACATTGGACACGAATTGGAGTGATCTTCTAGTTGATATCAATGTTCCAGATCTCAATGCTGAG TTGCTGGAATTGCCACCTGATGCCCCTGTATGCCATCGACAAATTCATCAGCATCAGAATTCTCCCACCTCAGGCAGACAGAGTTGTTCTGTACTTAGTTCTCCTCGTACTGCACCTTTAACCAAAGCTCGAATGCGATGGACACCGGAACTTCATGAAGTTTTTGTGGATGCTGTGTCTAAGCTTGGTGGTAATGAAC GAGCTACACCAAAAGCTGTCTTGAAACTCATGAATGTTGAAGGCCTGACCATTTATCATGTGAAAAGCCATTTGCAG AAATATAGGACTGCAAGATACAAGCCAGAGTCGTCAGAAG GAGTGTCGGAGAAGAAGCTAAAAAATGTGGAAGAGACGATGTTCCTGGACTTGAAGAC GACCACGGAAATAACTGAAGCGCTTAGACTGCAGATGGAAGTGCAGAAGCAACTCCATGAACAACTTGAG ATTCAAAGAAATCTTCAATTGCGAATTGAAGAACAAGGGAAGCATCTTCAAAAGATCTTTGAGCAGCAGAAAAAGATGGAAGAAAACAAGGCTAAAACATCATCACAAAATTTAAACGAGCCTTCGCAGTTTCAAATGGTTGAGAATCAACCTTCCTCTGGTCACGACAAACCAGGACCCTTGACGGACAACGTAAAAGAAGTTACGTCAGATGCATGCCTTTTGGCAGATCAAGAACATTCATATAAGGACTCAATGTCGCCCGAAAGGGAATCCTCTGAGGATTATGAACATGATTCTAGTGGAATTGATCGCCCATTAAAAAAGAAACGAGCTAACATCGATGGAGAACGAACCACTTTGAGTGATGCTTGA
- the LOC140958995 gene encoding uncharacterized protein isoform X2: MPPVLCKKKSSEAQLNKMRVSGPMSTSLGVLPSPFKEKFPKLPDSPQVTLARETNLTSLCPITLSSNDKTVQSPNSCQLGKSPITSEPLKDGDSFASYQHSLSVMQASESSDYSMETEEFSWNTDEHGKKTDWQEWADQLIKVDDTLDTNWSDLLVDINVPDLNAELLELPPDAPVCHRQIHQHQNSPTSGRQSCSVLSSPRTAPLTKARMRWTPELHEVFVDAVSKLGGNERATPKAVLKLMNVEGLTIYHVKSHLQKYRTARYKPESSEGVSEKKLKNVEETMFLDLKTTTEITEALRLQMEVQKQLHEQLEIQRNLQLRIEEQGKHLQKIFEQQKKMEENKAKTSSQNLNEPSQFQMVENQPSSGHDKPGPLTDNVKEVTSDACLLADQEHSYKDSMSPERESSEDYEHDSSGIDRPLKKKRANIDGERTTLSDA; the protein is encoded by the exons atgCCCCCTGTACTGTGTAAGAAAAAATCTAGTGAAGCACAGCTGAATAAAATGAGAGTGTCTGGACCTATGTCCACATCTTTAGGGGTTTTGCCTTCTCCATTTAAAGAAAAGTTTCCGAAGCTGCCAGATTCGCCTCAGGTTACTTTAGCTCGGGAAACTAATTTAACATCCTTATGTCCTATAACACTCTCCTCTAATGACAAAACTGTGCAATCACCTAATTCATGTCAATTGGGGAAGTCACCAATCACTTCTGAACCACTGAAAGATGGGGATTCTTTTGCATCCTACCAACATTCTCTCTCAGTTATGCAAGCTAGCGAATCAAGTGACTATTCTATGGAGACCGAAGAATTTTCTTGGAATACCG ATGAACATGGTAAGAAAACAGATTGGCAAGAATGGGCGGATCAATTGATCAAAGTTGATGATACATTGGACACGAATTGGAGTGATCTTCTAGTTGATATCAATGTTCCAGATCTCAATGCTGAG TTGCTGGAATTGCCACCTGATGCCCCTGTATGCCATCGACAAATTCATCAGCATCAGAATTCTCCCACCTCAGGCAGACAGAGTTGTTCTGTACTTAGTTCTCCTCGTACTGCACCTTTAACCAAAGCTCGAATGCGATGGACACCGGAACTTCATGAAGTTTTTGTGGATGCTGTGTCTAAGCTTGGTGGTAATGAAC GAGCTACACCAAAAGCTGTCTTGAAACTCATGAATGTTGAAGGCCTGACCATTTATCATGTGAAAAGCCATTTGCAG AAATATAGGACTGCAAGATACAAGCCAGAGTCGTCAGAAG GAGTGTCGGAGAAGAAGCTAAAAAATGTGGAAGAGACGATGTTCCTGGACTTGAAGAC GACCACGGAAATAACTGAAGCGCTTAGACTGCAGATGGAAGTGCAGAAGCAACTCCATGAACAACTTGAG ATTCAAAGAAATCTTCAATTGCGAATTGAAGAACAAGGGAAGCATCTTCAAAAGATCTTTGAGCAGCAGAAAAAGATGGAAGAAAACAAGGCTAAAACATCATCACAAAATTTAAACGAGCCTTCGCAGTTTCAAATGGTTGAGAATCAACCTTCCTCTGGTCACGACAAACCAGGACCCTTGACGGACAACGTAAAAGAAGTTACGTCAGATGCATGCCTTTTGGCAGATCAAGAACATTCATATAAGGACTCAATGTCGCCCGAAAGGGAATCCTCTGAGGATTATGAACATGATTCTAGTGGAATTGATCGCCCATTAAAAAAGAAACGAGCTAACATCGATGGAGAACGAACCACTTTGAGTGATGCTTGA